One Deltaproteobacteria bacterium DNA window includes the following coding sequences:
- a CDS encoding tetratricopeptide repeat protein: MKDPYGLLTEADAERARSRYGAAAALYREAAARAGRDAELKAAALAGLGDALRMVGRFAEAARSYERARLLAVKTGDEAAVLDAIVGRALALRATGEHREAAGLLRRALRGYDRLGDRQGRAFTLWALGGTMRIRGDISKAIDFFEQARELFEELGERGGVGYSLAGLGGAWRVAGRPDRSERCYGEANALFTELKDTFGTAYSFCGLGNARRMEGDFKEALAYFRKAESRYRRIGDKVSYAYTLWAEATTCHLLGRRGRAEAALDEAVRLFRETRDRRGLIYCALSQAQLHMGTRRPWALRRMREALRRAQKYGFKVERRYARRVLEAARKDPSSLPLNLA; encoded by the coding sequence GTGAAGGACCCCTACGGGCTTCTCACAGAGGCCGACGCCGAGCGCGCCCGCTCGCGGTACGGCGCGGCGGCGGCCCTTTACAGGGAGGCGGCGGCCCGCGCGGGCCGCGACGCGGAGCTCAAGGCCGCGGCCCTTGCCGGCCTCGGCGACGCGCTGCGCATGGTGGGCCGTTTCGCAGAGGCGGCCCGCAGCTACGAGAGGGCGCGGCTTCTCGCCGTGAAGACGGGCGACGAGGCGGCGGTCCTCGACGCCATTGTCGGCCGGGCCCTTGCGCTCAGGGCCACGGGAGAGCACCGCGAGGCGGCCGGGCTTCTGCGCCGGGCGCTGCGGGGCTACGACAGGCTCGGCGACCGGCAGGGCCGGGCCTTTACGCTCTGGGCGCTTGGCGGGACCATGAGGATAAGGGGGGATATATCGAAGGCCATAGACTTCTTCGAGCAGGCAAGGGAGCTGTTCGAGGAGCTCGGCGAACGCGGCGGCGTGGGCTACTCTCTTGCGGGGCTCGGCGGGGCCTGGCGCGTCGCCGGCCGTCCCGACCGCTCGGAGCGCTGCTACGGCGAGGCCAACGCCCTATTCACCGAGCTCAAGGACACTTTTGGCACGGCCTACTCGTTCTGCGGGCTCGGCAACGCCCGCAGGATGGAGGGCGACTTCAAGGAGGCGCTTGCGTATTTCAGGAAGGCCGAGAGCCGCTACCGCCGCATAGGCGACAAGGTGAGCTACGCCTACACGCTCTGGGCCGAGGCCACGACCTGCCATCTCCTCGGAAGGCGCGGGCGCGCCGAGGCCGCCCTTGACGAGGCCGTGAGACTCTTCAGGGAGACGCGGGACAGGCGGGGACTCATCTACTGCGCCCTCTCCCAGGCCCAGCTCCACATGGGGACGCGCCGCCCCTGGGCCCTGAGGCGCATGAGGGAGGCGCTGAGGCGAGCGCAGAAGTACGGCTTCAAGGTCGAGCGCCGCTACGCAAGGCGGGTGCTCGAAGCGGCGCGAAAGGACCCGTCGTCGCTTCCGCTCAACCTGGCGTGA
- a CDS encoding XRE family transcriptional regulator, which translates to MAFHSKEFGSRLKSAIKSAGISQKELAGRLGIKANSLTNFINGRVPDGMMLLRLADELGVTARWLLTGHKKSPPPDLEALARLMSCWKDWSEGYKKCYGQRDESSERGRSKRGKRGEWDRGFFEFPERGVALVDLDEIGEEDVRYVRKLIDILHEEDADVKKALKTIIDIAAGKGARKG; encoded by the coding sequence ATGGCTTTTCATTCAAAGGAATTCGGTTCAAGGCTGAAGAGCGCCATCAAGTCGGCCGGCATCTCGCAGAAGGAGCTGGCCGGCCGCCTGGGCATAAAGGCCAACAGCCTCACCAACTTCATAAACGGCAGGGTGCCTGACGGCATGATGCTGTTGCGGCTCGCCGACGAGCTGGGGGTAACGGCAAGGTGGCTGCTGACGGGACACAAAAAGAGTCCGCCGCCCGATCTCGAAGCCCTGGCACGGCTCATGAGCTGCTGGAAAGACTGGTCTGAGGGGTATAAGAAGTGCTACGGCCAGCGCGACGAAAGTTCGGAGCGGGGTCGTTCGAAGAGGGGCAAGAGGGGCGAATGGGACAGGGGGTTCTTCGAGTTTCCGGAGAGGGGCGTCGCCCTCGTCGACCTCGATGAGATCGGCGAAGAGGATGTGCGCTACGTAAGGAAGCTCATCGACATACTGCACGAAGAGGACGCCGACGTAAAGAAGGCGCTCAAGACGATAATAGACATAGCCGCCGGGAAGGGGGCCCGAAAGGGGTGA